In the genome of Cutibacterium equinum, one region contains:
- a CDS encoding sensor histidine kinase gives MIAEVLQAVAATLVIGVLGALITHRLARTHARASAFAGPVTVVLALAAGVWVGVQRMLLDPSVPLILLAATAPVALLIGVLSVADTRRRQAEIDAELGRRELIAGMSHDLRTPLAGIRAMAEALEDEVAPDPKRYYAGIIAQTKRVSEMVEDMLALSDISATKPDVSFDLVDLTDLLSDQVAQIAPLATKRDVRLEFQPDESVEAEVHASQVSRAIQNLLSNAVTYTSAGSVVTATVARVGGKARIEVQDQCGGLSPEALANATRSGWRGDEARTPRPGEGAGLGLPVVVSVAKAHGGAFSLKNQDDGCRATLELPVHRM, from the coding sequence ATGATCGCGGAGGTGCTTCAGGCCGTAGCGGCAACGCTCGTCATAGGAGTGTTGGGCGCCTTGATCACCCATCGCTTGGCGCGCACCCATGCCCGGGCTAGCGCGTTCGCTGGTCCGGTAACGGTGGTGCTTGCCCTTGCCGCGGGCGTTTGGGTGGGCGTTCAGCGGATGCTGCTGGACCCCAGCGTGCCGCTGATTTTGTTGGCGGCGACGGCACCTGTCGCACTACTGATAGGTGTGCTGTCCGTGGCTGACACGAGACGCCGTCAAGCGGAGATTGACGCAGAACTGGGTCGCCGGGAGTTGATTGCCGGGATGAGTCACGATCTGCGCACGCCGCTGGCCGGGATTCGGGCAATGGCCGAAGCGCTTGAGGACGAGGTGGCGCCGGATCCGAAGCGTTATTACGCGGGCATCATCGCACAAACTAAGCGGGTCAGCGAGATGGTTGAGGACATGCTGGCCCTATCCGACATCAGCGCGACGAAACCTGACGTTTCGTTCGACCTGGTTGACTTGACGGACCTGTTGAGCGACCAGGTCGCCCAGATCGCGCCGTTGGCCACGAAGCGTGACGTTCGGTTGGAGTTCCAGCCCGACGAATCCGTGGAAGCGGAAGTCCATGCGTCGCAAGTGTCGCGGGCGATTCAAAACCTGCTCAGCAATGCCGTCACCTACACGAGTGCCGGCAGCGTTGTCACCGCGACGGTGGCGAGGGTTGGCGGTAAGGCTAGGATCGAGGTCCAGGACCAGTGCGGCGGACTGTCGCCCGAGGCGCTTGCGAACGCCACTCGTTCAGGTTGGCGAGGCGACGAGGCCCGCACACCCCGTCCCGGAGAAGGCGCAGGGTTGGGGCTACCCGTCGTGGTTTCGGTTGCCAAGGCGCATGGGGGAGCGTTCTCGCTCAAGAACCAAGACGACGGCTGTCGCGCCACCCTCGAGTTACCCGTGCACCGAATGTAG
- a CDS encoding response regulator transcription factor has product MSKVLVVDDDAYVRQVVHDYLSADGHDVIDAPDGATGLNLLLSGEVDAAVLDLMLPGIDGLEVFRRARAAGVETPIIVLSAKSGESDRILGLELGADDYLTKPFSPRELVLRVRSILRRANARHQTEQTIVDGDLVVDLSARRVTLSGREISLTLREFDLLAFLVQQPGKVWSRDELMAAVWGWDCGDPSTVTVHVRRLRGKLEVEPSSPTRLVTAWGHGYRWDPQP; this is encoded by the coding sequence GTGAGTAAAGTCCTGGTCGTTGACGACGATGCTTACGTCCGGCAGGTTGTGCATGACTACCTGAGCGCGGACGGTCACGACGTCATAGACGCTCCTGATGGCGCTACTGGCCTCAACCTTTTGCTCTCCGGCGAGGTCGACGCGGCAGTACTCGACCTCATGTTGCCTGGGATTGACGGCCTGGAAGTATTCAGGCGCGCCCGGGCGGCGGGGGTGGAGACCCCGATCATCGTGCTCAGCGCGAAGTCGGGCGAGAGCGACCGTATCCTAGGGCTGGAATTGGGGGCCGACGATTACCTCACCAAACCATTCAGCCCACGCGAACTCGTCTTGCGTGTTCGCTCCATCCTGCGGCGCGCTAATGCCCGTCACCAGACCGAACAAACAATCGTTGACGGTGACCTCGTCGTTGATCTGTCGGCCAGGCGAGTCACCTTGTCAGGCCGGGAAATCAGCTTGACGCTGCGCGAGTTTGATCTGCTCGCCTTTCTGGTGCAGCAACCGGGCAAAGTGTGGAGCCGGGACGAATTGATGGCCGCCGTCTGGGGCTGGGACTGCGGCGATCCGTCCACTGTGACGGTGCATGTCAGACGCCTTAGAGGGAAACTAGAGGTCGAGCCGTCCTCTCCCACCCGCCTGGTGACGGCGTGGGGTCACGGCTACCGGTGGGATCCACAGCCATGA